The Bdellovibrio sp. ZAP7 DNA segment GTCATGAGCTTACCAAAGATTTCCATCAGCAGACCGATTTTTATTACCTGCGTAACCATTGCGATCGTTGTTGTCGGTTGGGCCGGATACAAATCCATGCCGGTCGACTTATTTCCTGACGTATCCGTTCCGGTTGTAACTGTACAGACGACTTATAAAGGTGCAGGTCCTTCCGAAATTGAAACTCTGGTATCTCGTCCTATCGAAGACGAAGTCAGTACAATTTCCGGTATCAAACGTATGACTTCCAAAAATATGGAAGGTGTTTCGCAAGTTATCGTCGAGTTCGTTTCGTCAGTGGACTCGAAATACGCGGAACAACAAGTACGTGATAAAGTAAATATCGCTAAGCCGAAACTTCCAGATGAAGTTGATGACCCAGTTATCAAAAAATTCGACCCGTCTGATACGCCTATCTTGATGATCGCATTGTCTTCAAAAGGAAACATCGGGGACGCGGCTCTTTATGACATCGCCGATCAAATGATCAAACCTCGCTTGGAACAAGTGAACAACGTGGGTGCGATCGATATCCTGGGTGGTCGTAAAAGAGAAATTCATGTTCTTTTAGATCGCAACAAACTTAAAAACCGCGAGATCTCCGTTACCCAAGTGGCAGGTCAAGTAGGCGCCATGGGGCAGAACATTCCATCGGGTAAAGTAAACCAAGGTGGTAAAGAGCTGGTATTCCGTGGTTTGGGAGAGTTTAGAAATACAGCTGACGTTGCAGATACTTTGGTAAATCTTTACGGAAATGAAGTTCCAACGCGTGTTTCTGATTTGGGTGTTGTTAAAGACACATTGGAAGACGAAGCGTCTCGCGCCTTTGTAAATGGCGAAAAAGCGATCTTCTTGCAAGTCTATCGTCAATCCGGTTCCAACACTGTGAAGGTGGCCGATGACGTTATCAAACAAATGGAGAAAATCCGTCCAGAGCTGGAAAAAATGGAAGGTGCGCCACAAATCAAACTGGTGACGAATGCTTCGCAAAAAATTAAAGACAATCTTTATGACGTGAACGAGACGATCATCATCGCGATTCTTTTGACAGTTATCACAGTGTTCTTCTTCTTGGGTAGCGTGCGTACGACTTTGATTACGGCGGTTTCATTGCCTGTATCTTTGATCGGTGCCTTTATGTTGATGAAGCTTGCGGGTTTCTCTTTGAATATCGTATCGATGTTGGCCTTGACCCTTGCGGTTGGTCTTCTGGTCGACGATGCGATCGTCGTCGTGGAAAATATCTATCGTCGTATGCAATTGGGTGAGAATTCCCTGGTGGCTGCGGAAAAAGGTACGACAGAGATTCAAATGGCCGTTATGGCGATTTCTCTGGTTGTTATCGCGGTATTCGTTCCAGTAGGTACGATGTCCGGTACAATCGGTCAGTTCTTAAAGCAGTTCGGTTTCACGATTGTATTCTCGATGATCATTTCTTGGTTCGTTGCGATGACAATCATTCCGATGCTGACAGCTTACTTTGCGGGTGAAGGTCACGGAGGCCATGGGGGTTCTCACGAAGACTTTAAACCTACAAGTATCTATGACAAAACATTGGGCCGTTTAGTGCGTGGCTTCGACCGCTTCCAATCGATGCTTGAAAGATATTACGAAAGACTTCTGCGTGTAACTTTGCGCCATCCAATTATGACGATCGTGGCGACATTGATGATCTTCTTCCTGTCGATCTATACGGTGACGAAAGTTCCGGGAACATTCATCCCGGATGACGACTCGGGCGAGATCACAGTAACTCTTGAGATGACTCCGGGTACAAGCTTGGATGGTATGCAGGAAGTCTCTAACAAGATCGATAAGATTATGCACGCAGACCCAGCTATCGATTACACAACTATGATCGTTGGTAATATCTATGGTGAATCAAACAAGGCGAGCTTCTACGTTAGAATGAAAGACGTAAAAGGCAGAATGAAAACGGAGGCTTTCCGTGATCATTTACGTCAAAAGTTCGCAGACTTCGCTTTCGCAAATCCAGTTGTTAAGAAATACGACTCTACGGGTGGTATGGCTCAGCAGCCCTTTGTGATGAACATCATCTCTCCAGATCCAAAAGATCTAGAGTCATCAGCGACGAAATTGTTGGATGCTTTGAAAAAAGATCCACGCTTTAAGGACGTGGACTCGAACTATCGTCCTGGTAAGCCGGAGATGCAGGTCGAGCTGAAGCCCGGTGCGGCAAAAGCATACGGTATCAATACGTCAACAATGGGTGCCGAGCTTCGTGCACAAGTTGAGGGAATGACGCCAGCGAAATTCCGTGAAAAAGGACGTGAGTATGAAGTTCGTGTGCGGTTGATTGAAAACCAACGTGACTTGAAACAGACGTTCAATGATGTCTACGTTCCGAACGTGAATCGCAAGTTGGTTCGCCTGAAAGATGTTGCGAACGGTGATCTTTCCTCCGGTCCGGCATCGATTGATCGTATGGATCGTGGTCGTTACATCCAGATCACTGCGGGGCTTGCTCAAGGTGTTGGTGTAAGTACAGTTATCGCTGACGTAGCAAAATGGACTGCCGAGGGGGGCCAAACAGCATTCCCTTCAAGCGTTCGCTACAACTTCGGTGGTGATGCCGAGAACCAGCAAGAACTTGCGGGTTCTACAATGATGGCCTTAGGTTTCGCGGTGATGTTCATCTACTTGATCCTGGCGTCACTTTATGAGTCTTTCATTACGCCGATTACAATCATGGTGGCCTTGCCGCTTGCATTGTGTGGAGCTTTCTTGGGTCTGTATCTTGCGAATCAGATGCTTTCAATGTTCGCGATTTTCGGCTTCTTTATGTTGATCGGGGTGGCGGGTAAGAATGGTATCTTGTTGGTAGATACGACGAACCAATTAATGGCCGAAGGTAAAACACGTGCAGATGCCCTGGTGCAAGCGGGTAAAACGCGTCTTCGTCCAATCTTGATGACTTCATTCGCCTTGATCGCTGGTACATTGCCAGTGGCAATCGGCATGAATGCGGCATCTAAAACTCGTACATCTATGGGGGTGGCGATTATCGGTGGTATGATTTCATCGACAATTCTAACCCTGATTGTGGTACCTGCCGTATTCACGTATGTCGATCGTTTCAGAGTTTGGGCAAATAAACTGGGCAGTAAAATGACTTCTGCTACAAAAGAAGAAACGTCTCACGAGGAAGCCACGGCTGGCGCACCACGCGAAAGTGGAGTCAGTGATTATGCCGTTACAGCACCCGAAAAATAGTGAGAAAAAGTTAGTCGTAATTATCGGTGGAGGTTTCGCGGGATTAAATGCCGCGAAATCTTTGGCCAACAAGGACCAAGTCCACGTTGTTTTAATTGATCAGCGCAACCATCATCTGTTCCAACCTCTATTGTATCAAGTTGCAACGGCCGGATTAAATCCTTCTGATATTGCCGTTCCCATTCGCGCCCAATTTTCTAAAGTTGAAAATGTAGAAATTCACATGGGTCGTGTCGAAAGTGTAAATCTGGAAAAAAAGTTCGTTATCACTGACGGTGTTGAACTTTCCTATGACTACCTCATTGTCGCAGCCGGTGCTCAGCACAGCTATTTTGGAAATCCCGAATGGGAAGAGCATGCCCCTGGATTAAAAACTGTGGAGCAGGCCACAGAAATTCGTCGTCGCATTCTTTCTGCGTTTGAGGCTGCCGAAAATGAAATGGATCCAGAAAAACAAAAGGCGCTGCTAAATTTCGTCGTGGTGGGAGCTGGGCCCACAGGAGTGGAGCTCGCAGGTGCCATTGCTGACATCGCTCGCACAGTGTTGGTAAAAGATTTCAATCATATAAATCCTGCGAATGCGCGCGTGCTGCTCGTGGAAGCAGGTCCTAAAATTTTAGCTTCGTTTCACGAAAAACTCTCGGAACACGCGCTGCAGGATTTGAAAGACATCGGTGTGGAAGTGCGTGTTTCCTCTCGCGTTGAAAAGATAGATGAAAACGGAGTGATAATCGCCGGTGAATTTATACCCTCTCGCTCTGTTTTTTGGGCGGCAGGTGTGCAAGCTTCTCGAATGAAATTCACTCCAGATGTTGCTAAGGATCGCGCGGGTAGAGTTATTGTTCGAGATGACTTCTCAATTGAGAATTTTAAAGACACTTTTGTTATTGGTGACATGGCCCATTTCGAAATCGAAGAAAATAGATCTTTGCCAGGATTAGCTCCTGCGGCAATGCAAGCTGGTAAATTTGTAAGTAATGTGGTACTACAAAGTATCAAAGGGAAAGCGCGAAGCTCCTTTAAGTATCTTGATAAGGGCCAAATGGCCACTATCGGAAAAAGAAAAGCGATTGCTCAGTATAACTCACTGAGAATGACTGGAGTCATCGCTTGGTTAGCTTGGTTATTCGTTCACGTTTTATACCTGATCGGATTCAAGAACAGAATCTCTGTCATGGCAGAGTGGACGTGGAGTTACATCTTCTCCAAACGCGGGGCACGTCTAATTACTTCAAGAGATTGGAAATTGAAGAACTAAAATTTAACAAAAACTGAACAGAATCTTAATTGTAACAATAATAGAAGCAAAATAACTACCCAGGAGACAAAAA contains these protein-coding regions:
- a CDS encoding efflux RND transporter permease subunit; translated protein: MSLPKISISRPIFITCVTIAIVVVGWAGYKSMPVDLFPDVSVPVVTVQTTYKGAGPSEIETLVSRPIEDEVSTISGIKRMTSKNMEGVSQVIVEFVSSVDSKYAEQQVRDKVNIAKPKLPDEVDDPVIKKFDPSDTPILMIALSSKGNIGDAALYDIADQMIKPRLEQVNNVGAIDILGGRKREIHVLLDRNKLKNREISVTQVAGQVGAMGQNIPSGKVNQGGKELVFRGLGEFRNTADVADTLVNLYGNEVPTRVSDLGVVKDTLEDEASRAFVNGEKAIFLQVYRQSGSNTVKVADDVIKQMEKIRPELEKMEGAPQIKLVTNASQKIKDNLYDVNETIIIAILLTVITVFFFLGSVRTTLITAVSLPVSLIGAFMLMKLAGFSLNIVSMLALTLAVGLLVDDAIVVVENIYRRMQLGENSLVAAEKGTTEIQMAVMAISLVVIAVFVPVGTMSGTIGQFLKQFGFTIVFSMIISWFVAMTIIPMLTAYFAGEGHGGHGGSHEDFKPTSIYDKTLGRLVRGFDRFQSMLERYYERLLRVTLRHPIMTIVATLMIFFLSIYTVTKVPGTFIPDDDSGEITVTLEMTPGTSLDGMQEVSNKIDKIMHADPAIDYTTMIVGNIYGESNKASFYVRMKDVKGRMKTEAFRDHLRQKFADFAFANPVVKKYDSTGGMAQQPFVMNIISPDPKDLESSATKLLDALKKDPRFKDVDSNYRPGKPEMQVELKPGAAKAYGINTSTMGAELRAQVEGMTPAKFREKGREYEVRVRLIENQRDLKQTFNDVYVPNVNRKLVRLKDVANGDLSSGPASIDRMDRGRYIQITAGLAQGVGVSTVIADVAKWTAEGGQTAFPSSVRYNFGGDAENQQELAGSTMMALGFAVMFIYLILASLYESFITPITIMVALPLALCGAFLGLYLANQMLSMFAIFGFFMLIGVAGKNGILLVDTTNQLMAEGKTRADALVQAGKTRLRPILMTSFALIAGTLPVAIGMNAASKTRTSMGVAIIGGMISSTILTLIVVPAVFTYVDRFRVWANKLGSKMTSATKEETSHEEATAGAPRESGVSDYAVTAPEK
- a CDS encoding NAD(P)/FAD-dependent oxidoreductase is translated as MPLQHPKNSEKKLVVIIGGGFAGLNAAKSLANKDQVHVVLIDQRNHHLFQPLLYQVATAGLNPSDIAVPIRAQFSKVENVEIHMGRVESVNLEKKFVITDGVELSYDYLIVAAGAQHSYFGNPEWEEHAPGLKTVEQATEIRRRILSAFEAAENEMDPEKQKALLNFVVVGAGPTGVELAGAIADIARTVLVKDFNHINPANARVLLVEAGPKILASFHEKLSEHALQDLKDIGVEVRVSSRVEKIDENGVIIAGEFIPSRSVFWAAGVQASRMKFTPDVAKDRAGRVIVRDDFSIENFKDTFVIGDMAHFEIEENRSLPGLAPAAMQAGKFVSNVVLQSIKGKARSSFKYLDKGQMATIGKRKAIAQYNSLRMTGVIAWLAWLFVHVLYLIGFKNRISVMAEWTWSYIFSKRGARLITSRDWKLKN